The Microbacterium trichothecenolyticum sequence GTGGGTGCCGCTTCGGGTGCCGTCGCCGGTCTCGTCGCGATCACCCCCGCGTGCGCCGCTCTGACGCCGTTCTGGGCGATCATCCTCGGCCTCCTCGCGGGTGTCGTCTGCGCCCTCGCCATCGACCTGAAGTACAAGCTCGGCTTCGACGACTCACTCGACGTGGTCGGTGTCCACCTCGTCGGTGGTCTGCTCGGAACGCTGTACATCGGCTTCTTCGCGACCAACACCGGCCTCATCAACAGCGGCTCGTTCAACCAGCTGATCGTCCAGGCGATCGCCGCCTTCGCGGTCCTCATCTACTCGTTCGTCCTGGCCTTCATCATCGGCTTCGCGATCGAGAAGACGATCGGCTTCCGCGTGAAGAACGAAGACGAGATCGCCGGCATCGACACCGTCGTGCACGGTGAAGAGGGCTACGTCCTGAGCGACGCCCGCGCCTGATACCGCTTCACCCCCGAACGGGGCGTCACCGATTCGTCGGTGGCGCCCCGTTCGCCGTGAGCGGGTGCACTCGCCCGCACGGTCGCACGCGATCAGCACCGCGTCGCCTCGCGGTCGATGACGCGCTCCGTCTGTACCCGTCACGCCGCATCCGGTGTGCGGATGGCCGGGGTAACGGGATGCCACGACTCCGCGGAACGCGGTTGCCTAAGGTGTGAGGTATGGGAACCGCCTCTCGTCTCGTGTCGGCCGTGCGGGGGATCTTCCGTACGGTCTCGCCCTCCCGCCCGGCCGCACCCCCGACGACTCAGCACCGCTCCGCCGGTTCACCGGCGCCGACTGTCGGGCAGACGGTCGAGATCGACCCGCCGCGTCGCCTGACGATCACGTACGCGCCCCAGCGTGACAATGCGCCCGACGGCGGTGAGATCGTGTGGACATGGGTGCCCTACGAAGAGCGGGACGGTCGCGGAAAGGACCGCCCCGTGCTCGTCATCGGACGAGCGGATGCCACCCACTCGTACGCTGTGCGCTTGACGAGCAAGCCGCACGACGGCGACCGACAGTACCTCGCACTGGGCACGGGGGAGTGGGACCCCCAACGACGCCCGTCGTGGGTCGACGTCGAACAGGTCTACCTCGTGCACGACACCGGCATGCGTCGCGAAGCCGCCGCACTGGACCGTCAGCGCTTCGACGCGATCGCGGCAACGCTGGCGGCCCGGTACGGGTGGCGCCGAGGATGACGAAGCAACCTCACCCACGCTGACGGATCGCTGCGTCGAACGCCTGCGTCAGCCACGGGATGAAAGACGCCGCGCCGCTCGCCGTGAGGTGGTCGGAGTCACGTAGGCAGCGCCACCGCCGCGGACGGGGGGGCAGACCTTCGCGTCGCGGGAGACGTCGGTCACGTCCACCACGTGCGCGTCATGAGCGTGCGCGTGCGCGCCCTGACCCGCCGCGCAGAGGAACGGTTCGCCCTCAGCCTCGTCCGACCGACGACGCCCCGTGGGAGGGGGACACACCGCCGGTACTGGACGCGCGTGTGCGCAGCCCTGGGCCGGGAATGGTCGGAGGACGACGACGAGATCGACTTCGAACGCTTCTGCGTCGTGTGGCCGCCCGAGAGGGCCGACGTGAGGGCCTGAGGTGGGAGCGTCGACGACGACCTCCGTGATGATGCGGCGGGATCTCCCGGTTGTGGCCTGCGCTTTCGCGGGGAGCGCTCCACATTCGACCCACGGAACCGCACTGACGTACACGAGGAAGAATGGCCCCGACTGACAAGGGGTTTCTGTGGTGGGCGATGCCGGACTCGAACCGACGACCTCTTCCGTGTGAAGGAAGCGCGCTACCAACTGCGCCAATCGCCCGCATCCCGAACGGGACTCATCGATCGTACCGGATGCCGAGGAGTGCTTCGAACCACATCGACCCCCGAGAGTGGAGACACGCGCGGGCCGCGCCCCGTTTTGCGCACGCGCTCAGATCGGGTAATGTCTTACGAGTGCTCGGGGCAAGCCCCGGGAACGAAATGCGGATGTAGCGCAGTTGGTAGCGCACAACCTTGCCAAGGTTGGGGTCGCGAGTTCGAGTCTCGTCATCCGCTCGAGTGGAGGAATCTCTGTACGGTCAGCCGGCAGAAGATTACGACACGTGGGTCGAACCACACACGGTGGCGTGGCCGAGCGGCTAGGCACCGGCCTGCAAAGCCGTTTACACGGGTTCGAATCCCGTCGCCACCTCAACTCACAAGAGAACAGCCTGTATAGGCGCGATTGGCGCAGCGGTAGCGCGCTTCCCTGACACGGAAGAGGTCACTGGTTCGATCCCAGTATCGCGCACCATATAAAACCCCCGGCTCGCCGGGGGTTTTTGCGTTGCCTCGGTCTTCTTCCCGGGTGGGAACAGCGGCGCCGTAGCGCACATCCGCCCGGCGTACGTCCCAACCCCCAGGCGGCCCGAGACGCCATGGTGCGCGCGGCCGATCGGTTTCGAACGAGACGCACTTGCGTGGACGCCGAACGCTCCGCATTCGGGCCGCCAGGATGTCTTTTCGTGAGCAGGGAGACAACGGCGTCTCCCTCGCAACCGGGCGAAGACTGGAGACTCCCGCCCCAGGCAGGGGGTGCCGAGGGGGCGGGGCGGGAGTCCTCAAAAGGATACACGATTGTCCCCCAAATGGGGGACACGAGCCTGGAGCCCCGCGCCCATCCGCACCCACGTCGACACGGGCGAGCGTGAGGCGATGGCGCAACCCTCCGACGCGCGTCCCGGACAGCGCTACCGTGAGGACCTGAGCGTCCCCGACACCCGCTGGCGCGAGATCGCGGCATCCCCCTTCGTCTCGCTGGGCACCTACCGCAAGAACGGCGACGTCGTCGCCGTTCCCGTGTGGATCGCCCGTGAGGGCGACGAACTCGTCGTGACGAGCGAACGCAACACCGGCAAGGTCAAGCGCCTGCGCAACGACGGGCGGGTGACGCTGCGCCCGTGCAGTCGGATGGGTGCCGTGGCGCCCGACGCCATCACGGTCCAGGCGCGCCCTCGCATCGCCGCCGCGGCACCCGAAGACCGCCGAGCCGATGCCGTCCTGCACCGCAAGTACGGTCTGCAGTATCGACTGATCCTCGGGTTCGAGGCTCACGTGCGTCGGGTGCAGCACAAACCGGGCGACCGGGTCATCATCCGGATCTCGCGCTGACGACGCGCTCGCTCCGGACGTGCGGCGCAGGGAGCTGGCCGGATACCGCATGCCGTCGCAAAGGGGGTTTGTCGAACCCGACGATCCGCGAGACTTTATCGAGGAAAGATGCGGTCGACACCCCCCGGCTACCGCGTTCGACATTCTCGCCCAGGGATGCGCGGCCCCGGTTCGTCGACCCGTGAGGATCTCATGGGCAAATTCATCTACGACAACAACATCAAGGTCGACTTCGAAGACCGTCTTCTGGCGCACCTTCAGGCCGTGATCCTCGCCAAGGTCCGCCGTGGGGAGAGCTTCCCCTTCACGTGGAAGGACGACATCAGCACCGGCGGCGGCCGCACGACGGTGTACATCCATCCGCATGTGTCACTCGTCTTCAAGTTCCACGGCAGCCGGACGCCGCAGCTGAGCACGCCGTGGTTGCACGCGCTGACCTACAACGCCAATTCGGGCCGTGGGCTGTACATCGTGACCGAGCCCGACGACTTCGCCCCCCGCGAGAGCACGCGGCGCGAGGAGATGGTCTTTCGTGAGGTGCCCCACGGTGAGGAACCCCCGGCCCAGATCAGATGAAGGCTGGAGCCCCTGTCACAGCGCGAGCGGCAGAACTCCGAGCAGCAGGATCAGCGGGGCGATCACGGCGCCGAGGGCGATGAAGCGGCTCCACCGCACCTCGACGCCCGCGGCACGCAGGCGCTCGTGCCACAGAAGCGTCGCCAGCGATGCCCACGGCGTCACGATGGGCCCGGCGTTGACGCCCACGAGCAGGGCCGCCAACCGCGCGGGAGAGCCCGCGACGGACTCCAGCGCCAGGTAGGCGGGGAGGTTGTTGATCCCGTTGGCCACCAGAGCACCCACACCGGCCACCTGCCACAGTGCGCGGAGGTCGTCGCCCGTGCCGGCGAGCAGCGCGGTGATCCGCCCGATGCCGAGCGCCTCCAGCGCGCCGACGGCCAGGAACAGTCCGCCCGCGAAGACCAGGAGCGACCATGGCACGAGACGGATGCCGAGCGCCCGGGGCGCGCGCCACGCGAACACCGCGACGAGTACGACGGCGGCACCGAGGGCCGGCATCCACGGTTCGAGTCCGATCACCAACAGCGGCAGCAGAGCGAAAGTCACCACGCCCGACACCCGCAGCAGCACCGGATCCGACACGGTGGGGGACGCGGCATCCGGGTACGTTCTCGGCAGGCGACGCAGGAACACGAGCGTCAGCACCACCACCGACACCGCGATCACGATCAGCGCCGACGGCCCCAGCATGGCGAGGAAGGCCACGGGGTCGTGCCCGCCGCCCAGCGCCTCGGATGCCAGCAGGTTGGTGAGGTTGGACACGGGCAGCACGAGCGAGGCGGTGTTGGCGAGCACAACGGTGACGAAGGCGAAGGGCAACGGATCGAGCCGACGCGCGACGGCCATCGAGACGACCACCGGCGTCAGGAGGACGGCCGTGGTGTCGAGCGAGAGGAATGCGGTCGCCACCGTGGCCAACCCCACCACGAGCACCCACAGCGCCGCGGTTCGCCGCCGCGCGAGCCGGGCGAGGCGTGCGGCCACGACGTCGAACAATCCGGCCTTCGATGCGAGCTCGGCGACGACCGTGACGGCGACGACGAAGAGCAGGATCGGCCATACCCGGTCGGCGACTTCGATGGCGTGATCCGCGGGGAGAACGCCGGTGAGCAGCGCGACGATGCCGAGGATCCAGAGCACGCCGCCGATGATGGCCAGAGTCACCGCTCCACTATGGGGCACCGCGCGTGCAATGCGGGCCACGCCCCGCCGGGTAGCCTGGAACGCGACCCTTTCAGGAGATGTGCTGTGACTGATTTTCCCGCCGATGGCTTCGCCCTCTTCCCCGACCGTTCGGTTGTCGCCCTGCGCGTCAACGGGGAGTTGAAAGACCTGGCCACGACCGTGACGGCCGATGACCAGGTCGAGCCGGTGACCATCGACAGCGCGGACGGGCTCAACATCCTGCGGCACTCCACGGCGCACGTGCTCGCGCAGGCAGTGCAGCGTGTCAAGCCCCAGGCGAACCTCGGCATCGGCCCGCCGATCACCGACGGCTTCTACTACGACTTCCAGGTCGACGAGCCCTTCACCCCCGACGACCTCAAGGTCATCAAGAAGGAGATGGAGCGCATCGTCCGCGAGAACCAGCGCTTCGTGCGCCGCGTCGTCAGCGACGACGAGGCCCGCACCGAGCTCGCCGACGAGCCGTTCAAGCTCGAGCTCATCGGGCTGAAGGGCGGGTCGGCCGAGGCCGCGGAGGGCGCCTCGGTCGAGGTCGGCGCCGGCGAGCTGACCATCTACGACAACGTCACCCGCGACGGCGAGACCGCCTGGAAAGACCTCTGCCGCGGACCCCACGTGCCCGGCACCCGTCTCATCGGCAACGGCTGGGACCTCACCCGCATCGCCGGCGCCTACTGGCGCGGCAGCGAGAAGAACCCGCAGCTGCAGCGCATCTACGGCACCGCCTGGCCCACCAAAGACGAGCTCCGCGCCTATCAGCAGCGCCTCGAAGAGGCTGCCAAGCGCGACCACCGCAAGCTCGGCAAAGAGCTCGACCTCTTCTCGTTCCCCGACGAGATCGGCTCGGGCCTGAGCGTCTGGCATCCGCGCGGAGGCATCATCCGCGGCGAGATGGAGCAGCACGCCCGCCGTCGGCACATCGAGGGCGGCTACACCTACGTGTACACGCCGCACATCTCGAAAGAAGACCTCTTCCTCACCTCGAACCACCTCGTGACGTACAGGGACGGGATGTTCCCGCCGATCGTCATGGATGAGGAGCGCGACGCCGACGGGCATGTCACCAAGCAGGGCCAGGACTACTACCTGAAGCCCATGAACTGCCCGATGCACATCCTCATCTACAAGGAGCGTGCGCGCAGCTACCGCGACCTGCCGATGCGCCTGGCCGAGAACGGCACCGTGTACCGCAACGAGCTCTCGGGCGCCCTGCACGGCCTGACCCGGGTACGGGGTTTCACCCAGGACGACTCGCACCTGTTCGTCACCCCGGAACAGCTCGAGTCCGAGGCGACGCGCGTGCTGGAGTTCGTCATCTCGATGCTCCGAGACTTCGGTCTCGACGACTTCGAGCTCGAACTGTCGATGCGCGACGACGAGAAGTCGAAGTGGATCGGCAGCGACGAGTTCTGGGAGTACTCGACCAACGCCCTGCGCAACGTCGCCGTCGCCTCGGGTCTGAAGCTCACCGAGGTGCCCGGCGAAGCCGCCTTCTACGGCCCGAAGATCGACCTCAAGACCCGCGGGATGCCATCGGCCGCACCTGGCAGCTGTCGACGGTGCAGGTCGACCCCAACCTGCCCGAGCGCTTCGGCTTGGAGTACACCGGACCCGACGGCGAGAAGCACCGCCCGATCATGATCCACCGCGCCCTGTTCGGGTCGATCGAGCGCTTCTTCGCGATCCTGCTCGAGCACTACGCCGGCGCCTTCCCCGTGTGGCTCGCGCCCGTTCAGGTCGTGGCCGTGCCGGTGGCCGCCGAATACGGCGACTACCTGCAGGACATCGTCGCCGACCTCACGACCAAGGGCGTCCGCGCCGAGACCGACCACAGCGACGACCGCATGCAGAAGAAGATCCGCACGCACACCACGCAGAAGGTGCCGCTCATGCTGATCGCCGGCGAGCAGGACCGCTCGAACGGCACGGTCTCGTTCCGCTTCCGCGACGGCACGCAGCTCAACGGCATCCCCGTCGACGAGGCGGTCGCCCGCATCACCGGCGCGATCGCGGCCCGCACGCTCGTGAACACCGCGGAGGACCTGGCGTGACGAACGACCCGGATGCCGTCGCGGCCGATGAGTCGTCGCTCGTCGATGCCGCGACGCTTCCGGGCGTGCCCGACGAGTTCCAGCGCCTGTGGACGCCGCACCGTATGGCGTACATCTCAGCGGGCCGCGAGCCCATGGAGCAGAACTGTCCGTTCTGCGCGGCACCCGACAAGTCGGACGAGGACGGCCTGATCGTCGCGCGCGGCACGACCGCGTACGTCCTGCTCAACCTCTTCCCGTACAACTCCGGCCACCTACTCGTCTGCCCGTACCGCCACATCGCGACCTACGACCAGGCGACCGACGAAGAGGTGGCCGAGATCGGCGCCCTGACCCAGCGCGGCATGCGGGTGCTGCGGGCGACCTCGCGCTGTGAGGGATTCAACCTGGGTATGAACCAGGGGGCGATCGCCGGCGCGGGCGTCGACGCGCACCTGCACCAGCACATCGTGCCGCGGTGGGCATCGGACGCCAACTTCTTCCCCATCATCGCCAAGACCAAAGCCTTGCCGCAGCTCCTGGGCGACGTTCGGCGCACGGTGGCGGAGGCCTGGGGGGCCTGAGGGCGTTATCCACAACCCCTCGGCACGCACGCCGACCGGTGGCTAGCGTGAGTGGATGAACGCTCGCCCTCGTCTTCTCGTACTCCCGCTGCTGGTCGCGGCTGTGCTCTCGAGCACCAGCGGTTGCATCCCCCTGCCGAGTCCTCTCTCACCCGATGCCGCGCTGTCGTCATCGCCGACGCCGACGAGCGAGGCGGGGGAGGAGTCCGACGTCTCTTCCCCACCGGATGCCGATGCACTCGGTGACGCGTTCGTCGAGCGCGAGGAGTTCTTCCGCGAGCAGCAACTGCCCACGGACGGCTCCCCGCTGGTCGCGGTGACACCGGCCCAGAAGGAGTTCATCGCGCAGCAGCGGGCGTATATCGAGAGCCAAGGGGCATCGTGGTCGGCGCAAGACGAGAACATCGCCCTCGCCCTCGCGGCCGATGCCTGCGAGACAGCGATCCTCAACGCGCACCGGGTCGATGCGAGCGTGTTGCAGAGCCACGTCGTTTCCTCGCCGTTGTTCGCGGCGATCCTGCCGAAAGACGCGGATGCCGCCACCCGCGCGGCCGGCGAGCGCAACGTGGCGAGCGTCATGGTCTTCGGAACGTCGTTCCTCTGCCCCGACGATGCCCCCGCGTGGCAGTCCGCGTACACCGAGGTGTACGGCGGCTGACGGCGCCTGACGGCGGGCGTCGCGAGGGGCCGTGCGGGCGAACCGTGGCCGTCGGCGGGCCTCGGCCGGAGGGTCTCAGCGCACGCGGCGCACCGAGAACTGCAACCGCGGGTGCGCGTAGGCCTCTTGCGATTCGATGAGCCGCAGCTCGCGCGACCCCGACTCGTAGGTGTTCGTCAACAGGTCGAAGACGCTGGACGACGTACGCGCCAGGGCGTCGGCCGCATCTCCGCCGCTGCGGCGGTAGTGCGCGGTGAAGAGCGCAGCGGTGACGTCCCCCGAGCCATTGGCCTTCATCGGGATGAGCGGGGTCTGCACGATCCACGCGCCGTTGTCGTCGACGACCATCGTCTCGATGGTGTCGGGCTCGCGGTCGGGGCGCTCGACACTGGTGACGAGGATCGTGCGAGGACCGCGGGCGCGCAGCGCGTCGGCCGACTCGAGGGTCGAATCGATGCTGTCTGGCTCGGTGCCCGTGAGAAAACCCAACTCGAACTGGTTGGGGGTGAGGATGTCGGCGACCGGTACGACGCGCTCGCGCAGCAGCTCGGGGATGGCGGGGGCCACGAAGCACCCCGACTTGGCGTTGCCCATCACGGGGTCGCACGCGTAGACGGCATCCGGATTCGCCTTCTTCACCCGCGCAACGGTGTCGATGATGACGTCGGCGATGCCTTCACCGCCCTGATAGCCCGAGAGCACGACATCGATCTCGGGGAACACCCCGCGGTCCTCGATCCCGGCGATCACCTCTGCGACGTCGTCGGGAGAGATCAGCGGGCCGCGCCACGCGCCGTACCCGGTGTGGTTGGAGAAGTTGACCGTGTAGACGGGCAGAACCTCGACGCCGATGCGCTGGAGAGGGAAGACGGCGGCGGAGTTGCCGACGTGTCCGAACGCGACGGCCGACTGGATCGAGAGAACCTTCATGTCTCGATCCTTCCACCTCGGGCGGGGGCGCGCCGTGCGCCCGCGGCGACGGCGATGTCGTCGGCGAGGGCCGCCGCGGCGTCGGCATCGAGATCGTGCACGGTCAGTCGCAAGAACGCCCCGGTCGGTGCGGGGGAGAGGAAGAAGGGGTCCCCCTCGCGCACGAGCCATCCGCGTCGCATCAGCTCTTCCCGCACGCTGGCGGCGGGGACCGGAAGGGGAACCCAGAGATTCAGGCCGTCGCCGGGGCTCACGGGGAGCCCGCGATCGGTCAGCGCGCGGGCGAAGACCGCGTTGCGCTCGGCGTAATGAACGGCGGCGCGTTCGATGTCGGCCCGCACGGCGTCGTCGGTCACCAGCGCGAGCGTCATGCGCTGCAGGATATGACTCACCCACGTGGTTCCCGGGGTCAGACGCACGGCCAGCCCGTCGGCGGTGTCGGGATCGGATGCCGTGACCGCGAGGCACGTGTCGGGTCCGAGGAACTTCGACATGGAGCGGATGCGAGCCCACCGGCGCTGCGCCGGCCCGATGACCGAGTGCAGCGGCATCCGCGAGAGGAGCGAGAAGTGGTCGTCCTCGATGACGAGGACGTACGGGTGATCGGCCAGGACATCGCGCAGCGCTGCGGCGCGGGCGGCGCTGAGGCTCGCGCCGGTGGGGTTGTGCGCGCGCGGCGTGCAGATGACCGCGCGCACCCCCGCCTCGAGGGCGGCCCGGAGCCCATCGACGGTCATGCCCTCGGCATCCACCGCGACGGGGACCGCCCGGTACCCGCCCGTGCGTACGGTGTGGAGGGCGGAGAGGAAGCAGGGGTCTTCGAGTGCCACCGCGTCGTCGCGCTGCAGCGCCTGAGCGAGGAGGCGCTCGATCGCATCGCTCGCGCCGCTGGTGACGGTGATGCGCAGGTCCTCGTCGCGGGGGAGCTGGTCGGCCATCCACTCGCGCGCCCACGCCTCGAGCCCCGGGTCGATGACGGGCTCGCCGTAGAGGACGGGCCGCGTCGAGCGGGCGAGAGCGGCGGTGGGGTCGGGGATGAGGGCGGGGTCGGGATTGCCGGTTCCGACGTCACGCAGCACGGTGTCGGGCGCGTACCCCTCCTGCGCGACGCTGGCACGGTCGGCCACGCGGGTCCCGCCGCGGCCGCGCGCCTCGACGAGGCCGGCCTGCGCGAGTTGCCGGTAGGCCGCGACGACCGTGTTGCGGTTCACGCCGAGCTCGGCCGCCACGGCCCGGACCGAGGGCAGGAGCGTCCCGGGCGTGAGATCGCCGCGCTCGATGCGCTCGCGCAGGTCGGCGGCGATACCGGATGCCGAACGGCCGGTCATGTCGATGGTCATACGCCCCCCCTGGGTCGTCGTCCAGCCTATGTCCTGAGCCATGCTACGGTTTGGCCTAAGCCAATACATCGCGCCCCGAAGCGCGAACCATCGCGCCCCCGCGGGCGGAACGGAGCAGCCATGACCGACACCGGAACCTCGCGCGTCAAGCGCGGCCTCGCCGAGATGCTCAAGGGCGGCGTGATCATGGACGTCGTCACCGCCGAACAGGCCCGCATCGCCGAGGACGCCGGCGCCGTCGCCGTCATGGCGCTCGAGCGCGTGCCCGCCGACATCCGCGCTCAGGGCGGCGTCGCGCGCATGAGCGACCCCGACCTCATCGACGACATCATCGCCTCGGTGTCGATCCCCGTCATGGCGAAGGCCCGCATCGGTCACTTCGTCGAGGCGCAGGTCCTGCAGGAGCTCGGCGTCGACTACATCGACGAGTCCGAGGTGCTCTCGCCGGCCGACTACATCAACCACATCGACAAGTGGAACTTCACCGTTCCCTTCGTCTGCGGAGCCACGAACCTGGGCGAGGCCCTGCGCCGCATCACCGAGGGCGCGGCCATGATCCGCTCCAAGGGCGAGGCGGGCACCGGCGACGTGTCGGAGGCGACCAAGCACATCCGCACGATCCGCGCCGAGATCAACGCGCTGCGCGCCAAGACGAAGGACGAGCTGTACGTCGCGGCCAAGGAGCTGCAGGCCCCGTACGAACTCGTCGCCGAGATCGCCGAGACGGGGAAGCTCCCTGTCGTGCTGTTCACCGCCGGGGGAGTGGCCACGCCCGCCGACGCCGCCATGATGATGCAGCTCGGGGCCGACGGCGTGTTCGTCGGCTCGGGCATCTTCAAGTCGGGTAACCCCGCCCAGCGTGCCGCGGCGATCGTGAAGGCCACCACCTTCCACGACGACCCCAAGGTCGTCGCCGAGGCCTCGCGCGGCCTGGGCGAGGCGATGGTCGGCATCAACGTCGCCGACCTGCCCGCGCCGCACCGCCTCGCCGAGCGTGGCTGGTAGCGCCCGCGTCGGCGTGCTCGCCCTGCAGGGCGACGTGCGCGAACACCTCGCGGTGCTCACCGCCCTCGGCGCCGACGCGCGACCCGTGCGTCGGCCCCAGGAGCTCGCCGCCGTCGAGGGGCTCGTGCTCCCCGGCGGCGAGTCGAGCGTCATCGACAAGCTCGCCCGCGCGTTCGGGATGCAGCAGCCCATTCGCGAGGCGATCGCAGCCGGGATGCCGATGTATGGCACGTGCGCGGGCCTCATCCTTCTCGCGGACCGCATCGACGGAGCCATCGAAGGACAGCAGACGTTCGGCGGCCTCGACGCGCGCGTCGCCCGCAACGTCTTCGGCAGCCAGACGGCCTCGTTCGAGACCGACCTCGACGTCCCCACCCTCGGCGACCCGCCGGTGCACGCGGTCTTCATCCGTGCGCCCGCGGTGACGGAGTGGGGACCGGATGCCGAGCCCCTGGCATCCCTTCCCGACGGACGTGTCGTGGCGATCGAGCAGGGGGCCCTGCTCGGCACGGCGTTCCACCCGGAGTCGACGGGCGAGACGCGCTTCCATGCGCGCTTCCTCGACCGCGTGCGCAACCGACGCGGCGCGGACGTCGTCGCATCGTAAACTGGAGCAATGTCCGGACGCCTCGCATGACGAGGGTCACGGGCCGGAGCATGTCGCGCGACCTCAGACTCGGATGAGGACTCGAGTCGATACCTCAATCGCCCGCGAGACACTGCTCACCTACTGCGTGAGCGACTCGAGCAGGTGCGCGGTGCCCGTCGGGTAGAGCGGACGGTCCATTGTGCTGATCGGCGCCCACACGACCGGACTTCCTTCATCGAGTACATGCAGTTCAGCGTCGAGCGGCACCGCCTCGATCTCGGCGGACTCGACGGCGAAAACGTGAGCGATCTCGTGACCCCGGTTTCCCTCGTACACGAAGA is a genomic window containing:
- a CDS encoding PPOX class F420-dependent oxidoreductase encodes the protein MAQPSDARPGQRYREDLSVPDTRWREIAASPFVSLGTYRKNGDVVAVPVWIAREGDELVVTSERNTGKVKRLRNDGRVTLRPCSRMGAVAPDAITVQARPRIAAAAPEDRRADAVLHRKYGLQYRLILGFEAHVRRVQHKPGDRVIIRISR
- the pdxY gene encoding pyridoxal kinase PdxY is translated as MKVLSIQSAVAFGHVGNSAAVFPLQRIGVEVLPVYTVNFSNHTGYGAWRGPLISPDDVAEVIAGIEDRGVFPEIDVVLSGYQGGEGIADVIIDTVARVKKANPDAVYACDPVMGNAKSGCFVAPAIPELLRERVVPVADILTPNQFELGFLTGTEPDSIDSTLESADALRARGPRTILVTSVERPDREPDTIETMVVDDNGAWIVQTPLIPMKANGSGDVTAALFTAHYRRSGGDAADALARTSSSVFDLLTNTYESGSRELRLIESQEAYAHPRLQFSVRRVR
- a CDS encoding aminotransferase class I/II-fold pyridoxal phosphate-dependent enzyme codes for the protein MTIDMTGRSASGIAADLRERIERGDLTPGTLLPSVRAVAAELGVNRNTVVAAYRQLAQAGLVEARGRGGTRVADRASVAQEGYAPDTVLRDVGTGNPDPALIPDPTAALARSTRPVLYGEPVIDPGLEAWAREWMADQLPRDEDLRITVTSGASDAIERLLAQALQRDDAVALEDPCFLSALHTVRTGGYRAVPVAVDAEGMTVDGLRAALEAGVRAVICTPRAHNPTGASLSAARAAALRDVLADHPYVLVIEDDHFSLLSRMPLHSVIGPAQRRWARIRSMSKFLGPDTCLAVTASDPDTADGLAVRLTPGTTWVSHILQRMTLALVTDDAVRADIERAAVHYAERNAVFARALTDRGLPVSPGDGLNLWVPLPVPAASVREELMRRGWLVREGDPFFLSPAPTGAFLRLTVHDLDADAAAALADDIAVAAGARRAPARGGRIET
- a CDS encoding DUF7882 family protein, which translates into the protein MGKFIYDNNIKVDFEDRLLAHLQAVILAKVRRGESFPFTWKDDISTGGGRTTVYIHPHVSLVFKFHGSRTPQLSTPWLHALTYNANSGRGLYIVTEPDDFAPRESTRREEMVFREVPHGEEPPAQIR
- the pdxS gene encoding pyridoxal 5'-phosphate synthase lyase subunit PdxS → MTDTGTSRVKRGLAEMLKGGVIMDVVTAEQARIAEDAGAVAVMALERVPADIRAQGGVARMSDPDLIDDIIASVSIPVMAKARIGHFVEAQVLQELGVDYIDESEVLSPADYINHIDKWNFTVPFVCGATNLGEALRRITEGAAMIRSKGEAGTGDVSEATKHIRTIRAEINALRAKTKDELYVAAKELQAPYELVAEIAETGKLPVVLFTAGGVATPADAAMMMQLGADGVFVGSGIFKSGNPAQRAAAIVKATTFHDDPKVVAEASRGLGEAMVGINVADLPAPHRLAERGW
- a CDS encoding SLC13 family permease produces the protein MTLAIIGGVLWILGIVALLTGVLPADHAIEVADRVWPILLFVVAVTVVAELASKAGLFDVVAARLARLARRRTAALWVLVVGLATVATAFLSLDTTAVLLTPVVVSMAVARRLDPLPFAFVTVVLANTASLVLPVSNLTNLLASEALGGGHDPVAFLAMLGPSALIVIAVSVVVLTLVFLRRLPRTYPDAASPTVSDPVLLRVSGVVTFALLPLLVIGLEPWMPALGAAVVLVAVFAWRAPRALGIRLVPWSLLVFAGGLFLAVGALEALGIGRITALLAGTGDDLRALWQVAGVGALVANGINNLPAYLALESVAGSPARLAALLVGVNAGPIVTPWASLATLLWHERLRAAGVEVRWSRFIALGAVIAPLILLLGVLPLAL
- a CDS encoding HIT family protein gives rise to the protein MTNDPDAVAADESSLVDAATLPGVPDEFQRLWTPHRMAYISAGREPMEQNCPFCAAPDKSDEDGLIVARGTTAYVLLNLFPYNSGHLLVCPYRHIATYDQATDEEVAEIGALTQRGMRVLRATSRCEGFNLGMNQGAIAGAGVDAHLHQHIVPRWASDANFFPIIAKTKALPQLLGDVRRTVAEAWGA
- a CDS encoding type II toxin-antitoxin system PemK/MazF family toxin, which translates into the protein MGTASRLVSAVRGIFRTVSPSRPAAPPTTQHRSAGSPAPTVGQTVEIDPPRRLTITYAPQRDNAPDGGEIVWTWVPYEERDGRGKDRPVLVIGRADATHSYAVRLTSKPHDGDRQYLALGTGEWDPQRRPSWVDVEQVYLVHDTGMRREAAALDRQRFDAIAATLAARYGWRRG
- the pdxT gene encoding pyridoxal 5'-phosphate synthase glutaminase subunit PdxT, whose translation is MAGSARVGVLALQGDVREHLAVLTALGADARPVRRPQELAAVEGLVLPGGESSVIDKLARAFGMQQPIREAIAAGMPMYGTCAGLILLADRIDGAIEGQQTFGGLDARVARNVFGSQTASFETDLDVPTLGDPPVHAVFIRAPAVTEWGPDAEPLASLPDGRVVAIEQGALLGTAFHPESTGETRFHARFLDRVRNRRGADVVAS